AGCCAGCTGACCAACCACCAGTGCGATGACAATGGATTAATCCAACATCAACGCACTGATCGAAGATCAGTGATCAAAGCTTTTGGGCGGAGTGACTAAGTCATTCCGTCTAAAAGCTCCTCTTTTTTTGTTGATCTGGGTTGACTTGAAGTCCCGCAATCAGAGGATTGCTCAAGAACGACTGATCACGTGATTGACCGCTTTCCAAGCAATAAAAAAGCCCCCTCGTGAGAGGGGGCTTTCCGATTCAACCGAAGCTGAATCTTTTTGAGACTTCAGCCTCAGGCTGTCTCGATCAACCGATGGCGGGAGCTTGCAGAGCCACAGGAGTGGTCTCAGCAGCAGCCAGGTCGAGGGGGAAGTTATGAGCATTGCGCTCGTGCATCACTTCCATGCCGAGGTTGGCGCGGTTCAGCACATCAGCCCAGGTGGGAAGCACCCGTCCTTGCGCATCAAGGATGGACTGGTTGAAGTTGAAACCGTTCAGGTTGAACGCCATGGTGCTGATGCCCATGGAGGTAAACCAGATGCCGACAACGGGCCAGGCAGCCAGGAAGAAGTGAAGGCTGCGGCTGTTGTTGAAGGAGGCGTATTGGAAGATCAGGCGACCGAAGTAACCGTGGGCAGCCACGATGTTGTAGGTCTCTTCCTCTTGGCCGAACTTGTAGCCGTAGTTCTGGGACTCGCTCTCGGTGGTTTCACGCACCAGGGAGGAGGTCACCAGGGAGCCGTGCATGGCGGAGAACAGGGATCCACCGAACACACCTGCAACACCCAGCATGTGGAAGGGGTGCATCAGGATGTTGTGCTCAGCCTGGAACACCAACATGAAGTTGAAGGTGCCAGAGATGCCCAGGGGCATGCCGTCAGAGAAAGAACCCTGGCCGAAGGGGTACACCAGGAACACAGCCATGGCAGCTGACAGAGGTGCGCTGTAGGCAACGCAGATCCAGGGGCGCATGCCGAGGCGGTAGGAGAGCTCCCACTGACGACCCATGTAGGCCGAAATACCGATCAGGAAGTGGAAAACAACCAGCTGGTAAGGACCGCCGTTGTACAGCCACTCGTCGAGAGAGGCAGCTTCCCAGATGGGATAGAAGTGAAGGCCGATGGCGTTCGAGGAGGGCACAACAGCACCGGAGATGATGTTGTTGCCGTAGATCAGGGAGCCGGCGACGGGCTCACGGATTCCATCAATATCAACTGCGGGAGCAGCGATGAACGCGATGATGAAACAGATGGTGGCTGCGAGCAGGCAGGGAATCATCAGCACGCCGAACCAACCCACATAAATGCGGTTGTTGGTGTCGGTGACCCACTGACAGAAGTTTTCCCAGCCGCTGCGGCGACCGCTGCGAATTGCAGTAGCCATAAAGCAAAAGAGAACGGATAAAAATCAGAACTCCCGCAGAGAGAGCAATGATTCGAATTCAGGCTATGGAGTGATTGATTTTTATCTGACGAATCACATCATTCGAGTCATCTC
This region of Synechococcus sp. NOUM97013 genomic DNA includes:
- the psbA gene encoding photosystem II q(b) protein; this encodes MATAIRSGRRSGWENFCQWVTDTNNRIYVGWFGVLMIPCLLAATICFIIAFIAAPAVDIDGIREPVAGSLIYGNNIISGAVVPSSNAIGLHFYPIWEAASLDEWLYNGGPYQLVVFHFLIGISAYMGRQWELSYRLGMRPWICVAYSAPLSAAMAVFLVYPFGQGSFSDGMPLGISGTFNFMLVFQAEHNILMHPFHMLGVAGVFGGSLFSAMHGSLVTSSLVRETTESESQNYGYKFGQEEETYNIVAAHGYFGRLIFQYASFNNSRSLHFFLAAWPVVGIWFTSMGISTMAFNLNGFNFNQSILDAQGRVLPTWADVLNRANLGMEVMHERNAHNFPLDLAAAETTPVALQAPAIG